One part of the Solanum dulcamara chromosome 3, daSolDulc1.2, whole genome shotgun sequence genome encodes these proteins:
- the LOC129883054 gene encoding uncharacterized protein LOC129883054 — protein sequence MGENDSDGPESAKSKNVSENSDGGDELTGLEENKSKMVSGFDSSFDISGKSLDFPLLEGVEGGVEGLYMYKNVFNLIPKAIGALGKVKILKFFGNEVNLFPTGELRNFVELESLQVKVSLPGMSGLDLQKLKNLKELELCKVPSRPSAFPLLRDIAGLKRLTKLSVCHFSIRYLPPEIACLTKLECLDLSFNKMRNLPVEITHLNSLLSLRVANNKLIEVPPGLSSLQRLESLDFSNNRLTSLETLDLLSMYNLQSLNLQNNKLLRCCSIPSWVCCNLEGNFIDLSKDDFTSSSSEMDVLEGDEQETSEYTQNGASITLSGHLCGSSPSHRCFRPGKSKRWKRQYYLQQRARQERLNNSRKCVSCKHSERIDDSLVEGSSSIVDDDTNDKELFTEDAECKDSLASVVDEHIRLKEDHYIERSSCVASDSIKTCTDIQNCKTCDASVGSLSDAADVVEESSSSEVSNSPPKSKRHLDGVIDNPKPCKTRRPTDHSEVSCKYSMMSFCGIDDYLPDGFYDAGRDRPFMSLRSYEQNLHLDSREVILVDRQRDEMLDAIALRAQALIFHFNQIDGLLKDREHVAVDSLQIASLLALLVSDHFGGSDKSKIVQRARKDVSGSKYSKPFVCTCPTGNDDTTSMITKESPSSLGDILFLDLCEKALHSIKSRQNSIVVPIGSLQFGVCRHRALLMKYLCDRIEPRISCELVRGYLDFSPHAWNVIVVKRGESWVRMIVDACHPLDIREETDPEYFCRYIPLNRINVPVVPDASRGQVSSFPSLSGADKIHKAPSNLVQCKLGSLETLAKVRTLEIPKSTADEIKNFEFSCIGEVRVLGVLNSSCIVKYYGHQISSRWVPSSDGSSESRTLQSAILMEHIKGGSLKKHVDKLSNAGEKRLPIELSVFIARDVASALTELHSRHIIHRDIKSENILIDLDKKRADGTPTVKLCDFDMAIPLRSYLHTCCIAHAGIPPPDVCVGTPRWMAPEVFQAMNKRNIYGLGADIWSFGCVLLELLTLQLPYSESSELDIHNSLQAGKRPQLTEELEAMAASKAELEDLAKSCSGSDLDKKQSESHVLRFLVSIYHWCTEKDPDDRPTAENLYNLLLTCANSLPSQSREDS from the exons ATGGGTGAAAACGATTCAGATGGTCCTGAAAGTGCCAAATCCAAGAATGTATCTGAAAATTCCGACGGAGGTGATGAATTGACGGGTTTAGAGGAGAATAAGAGCAAGATGGTTTCTGGGtttgattcaagttttgatatttCTGGGAAAAGTTTGGATTTTCCATTGTTGGAAGGGGTAGAAGGTGGGGTTGAGGGTTTGTATATGTACAAGAATGTATTTAATTTGATTCCTAAGGCAATTGGTGCACTTGGGAAGGTTAAGATACTTAAATTTTTTGGGAATGAGGTTAACTTGTTTCCAACTGGAGAGTTAAGGAATTTCGTTGAACTGGAAAGTTTGCAAGTGAAGGTGTCATTGCCAGGGATGAGTGGATTGGATTTGCAGAAAttaaagaatttgaaagaattggAGCTATGTAAAGTTCCCTCTAGACCTTCAGCTTTTCCACTTTTAAGAGATATAGCTGGTCTTAAGCGCCTGACTAAGCTCTCTGTCTGTCATTTTTCTATCAG ATACCTACCTCCTGAAATTGCCTGTCTCACTAAATTGGAGTGCCTCGATCTTTCATTCAATAAGATGAGGAATTTGCCTGTTGAGataactcatcttaactccTTACTGTCACTTAGGGTTGCTAATAATAAACTGATTGAAGTACCTCCGGGGTTGTCTTCTCTGCAAAGATTAGAGAGTTTGGATTTCTCTAACAATAGATTAACATCCTTGGAGACCCTTGATCTCCTTTCAATGTATAATCTGCAGAGTCTCAATCTTCAG AACAATAAGCTTCTTAGGTGTTGTTCCATTCCTTCATGGGTATGCTGCAATTTGGAGGGGAATTTCATAGATTTGTCCAAGGATGACTTCACCAGTTCATCTTCAGAAATGGACGTGCTTGAAGGTGATGAACAGGAAACCTCTGAGTATACCCAAAATG GAGCATCTATCACATTGTCGGGTCATTTATGTGGCTCATCACCCAGTCATCGATGTTTCCGGCCTGGAAAATCCAAGAGATGGAAGCGGCAGTACTATTTGCAACAGAGGGCTCGTCAAGAGCGATTAAATAACAGCAGGAAATGTGTTTCCTGCAAACATTCTGAGCGAATTGACGATTCTCTGGTGGAAGGCTCATCAAGCATAGTGGATGATGATACAAATGATAAAGAACTGTTTACTGAAGATGCTGAGTGCAAAGACTCTTTAGCTAGTGTTGTTGATGAACATATCAGATTAAAGGAGGACCATTACATAGAAAGATCATCATGTGTTGCTTCTGACTCCATTAAAACATGCACAGATATTCAGAATTGTAAAACATGTGATGCTTCAGTAGGTTCTCTTTCTGATGCTGCTGATGTGGTTGAGGAAAGCTCGTCTTCTGAGGTGTCGAATAGTCCTCCAAAATCAAAAAGGCACCTGGATGGGGTCATTGATAATCCAAAACCATGCAAAACCCGCAGACCAACGGATCATTCAGAGGTATCCTGCAAATACAGCATGATGTCTTTCTGTGGTATTGATGATTATTTACCAGATGGCTTTTATGATGCTGGGCGAGATCGGCCATTTATGTCGCTGAGGAGTTATGAGCAGAATTTGCATCTTGATTCACGGGAAGTCATTTTAGTTGACAG GCAAAGAGATGAAATGCTGGATGCCATTGCTCTACGTGCTCAAGCTCTGATCTTTCATTTTAATCAGATAGATGGTCTTTTGAAAGATAGAGAACATGTTGCTGTAGACAGCTTGCAAATTGCATCACTACTTGCACTTTTAGTGTCAGATCATTTTGGTGGAAGTGACAAAAGTAAAATTGTACAGAGGGCAAGGAAAGATGTATCTGGGTCGAAATATAGCAAGCCTTTTGTCTGCACATGCCCGACCGGAAATGATGACACTACCAGCATGATCACAAAAGAGAGTCCGAGCAGCTTAGGGGATATACTTTTTCTTGATCTTTGTGAGAAAGCACTTCACTCCATAAAATCAAGGCAAAATTCTATTGTTGTTCCTATTGGGAGTTTGCAGTTTGGTGTATGTAGGCATAGGGCCTTGCTTATGAAG TACCTGTGTGACCGAATAGAACCTCGAATATCTTGTGAGCTTGTTAGAGGTTATTTGGATTTTTCACCGCATGCGTGGAATGTGATTGTGGTAAAGAGGGGTGAATCATGGGTTCGAATGATAGTTGATGCATGTCATCCCCTTGATATCAGAGAAGAGACAGATCCAGAATACTTTTGCAG GTATATTCCACTGAACCGGATAAATGTTCCTGTTGTGCCAGATGCTAGTCGTGGTCAAGTTAGTTCTTTTCCTTCTCTATCCGGTGCTGATAAAATTCATAAAGCTCCCTCAAACCTCGTCCAGTGTAAATTGGGATCCCTTGAGACTCTGGCAAAG GTGCGAACTCTAGAGATACCCAAATCCACGGCAGACGAGATTAAGAATTTTGAGTTTAGCTGTATTGGAGAAGTTAGGGTGTTGGGTGTCTTAAACAGTTCATGCATTGTCAAATATTATGGTCATCAAATATCTTCAAGATGGGTTCCTTCATCAGATGGCAGTTCAGAAAGTCGTACTTTGCAGTCTGCCATTTTGATGGAGCACATTAAAGGGGGTTCACTAAAG AAACATGTAGATAAGCTATCTAATGCTGGTGAGAAGCGTCTTCCCATTGAGCTGTCGGTATTTATTGCCCGAGATGTAGCAAGTGCATTGACAGAGCTGCATTCTAGGCATATCATACATCGTGATATAAAAAGTGAAAACATCCTGATAGATCTGGATAAGAAGAGAGCTGATGGTACCCCTACAGTAAAGCTATGTGACTTCGATATGGCGATTCCCCTTCGTTCATACTTACATACTTGCTGCATTGCCCATGCTGGAATTCCTCCACCGGATGTATGTGTTGGTACACCTCGTTGGATGGCTCCTGAGGTCTTTCAGGCGATGAATAAGCGCAATATCTATGGGTTG GGTGCTGATATTTGGTCCTTTGGGTGCGTCCTTCTGGAATTGTTAACGCTGCAACTTCCTTACTCAGAGTCATCCGAGTTAGATATCCACAATTCTCTTCAG GCGGGTAAACGGCCACAACTAACCGAAGAACTAGAGGCAATGGCTGCATCCAAAGCAGAGCTAGAGGATCTAGCAAAGTCTTGTTCTGGCTCAGACCTTGACAAGAAACAATCTGAATCTCATGTCCTGAGATTTCTCGTTTCTATTTATCATTGGTGTACTGAGAAGGATCCAGACGACCGTCCCACAGCAGAGAACCTCTACAATCTCTTGCTTACCTGTGCTAATTCCCTCCCTTCACAAAGTCGAGAAGATTCTTGA